From the Sebastes fasciatus isolate fSebFas1 chromosome 3, fSebFas1.pri, whole genome shotgun sequence genome, one window contains:
- the sirt7 gene encoding NAD-dependent protein deacetylase sirtuin-7 — MEEEADTGVSPRAERKALEKAKILERESERKIFRLVGRVLKKPEAERSEEEAAVLQLHRDTVEELCRRRVRRDVLKRKQDEVFDDADELKSKVKQLAVAVKQAKHLVVYTGAGISTAASIPDYRGPNGVWTQLQKGRTVSSSDLSKAEPTLTHMCVRMLHKEKLVQHVVSQNCDGLHLRSGLPRPALSELHGNMFIEVCTSCSPVREYVRLFDVTERTSRHHHGTGRRCSHCGVELRDTIVHFGERGTLEQPLNWKGAAEAAEMADVILCLGSSLKVLKKYACLWGMNRPASKRPKLYIVNLQWTPKDDLASLKIHGKCDDVMSLLMEELNIQIPVYDRAEDPVFSLATSLPQEEVDSHTREVIAPLDGREDCLPDSGEQAEEATAVQGGWFGRGYNKGRKKKKKRAA; from the exons ATGGAAGAGGAGGCAGACACAGGTGTTTCTCCACGAGCCGAGAGGAAAGCGTTGGAAAAGGCCAAAATACTTGAACGAGAAAGCGAGAGGAAGATCTTCAGACTG GTTGGACGGGTCCTGAAGAAGCCTGAGGCTGAGCGGTCGGAGGAGGAGGCCGCTGTGTTGCAGCTGCACAGAGACACCGTGGAGGAGCTCTGCAGGAGACGAGTCCGCAGAGATGTGCTGAAGAGGAAGCAGGACGAG GTgtttgatgatgctgatgagcTGAAGAGTAAAGTCAAGCAGCTCGCCGTGGCAGTCAAACAAGCAAAACACCTGGTGGTTTACACCGGAGCCGGTATCAGTACG GCAGCTTCTATCCCAGACTACAGGGGCCCGAATGGGGTGTGGACACAGCTACAGAAGGGACggacagtcag TTCTTCTGACCTGAGTAAAGCTGAGCCGACCCTCACACACATGTGCGTTAGGATGCTACATAAGGAAAAGCTG GTACAGCATGTTGTTTCTCAAAACTGTGATGGACTTCACTTGCGTAGCGGTCTACCCAGACCTGCCCTGTCTGAGCTTCATGGAAACATGTTTATTGAG GTGTGTACGTCCTGTTCCCCGGTCAGGGAGTATGTGCGTTTATTTGACGTGACGGAGCGGACGTCGCGGCACCACCACGGGACAGGCCGCCGGTGCAGCCACTGTGGTGTTGAACTCAGGGACACCATAGTGCATTTCGGGGAACGTGGGACCCTGGAGCAACCTCTCAACTGGAAGGGAGCTGCAGAGGCTGCCGAGATGGCGGATGTTATCCTCTGCTTAGGCTCCAGTCTGAAG GTGCTGAAGAAATACGCTTGTCTGTGGGGCATGAACAGACCAGCAAGCAAAAGGCCCAAACTCTACATTGTCAACCTCCAG TGGACACCAAAAGATGATCTGGCTTCGCTGAAAATTCACGGaaagtgtgatgatgtcatgagCCTCCTAATGGAGGAGCTGAACATTCAGATTCCTGTGTATGACAG GGCGGAGGACCCCGTCTTCAGTCTAGCCACATCTCTGCCGCAAGAAGAGGTCGACAGCCACACTCGTGAGGTCATAGCTCCCCTCGATGGGCGGGAGGACTGCTTACCTGACTCTGGAGAGCAGGCAGAAGAAGCCACAGCCGTGCAGGGCGGCTGGTTCGGACGAGGCTACaacaaaggaaggaagaagaagaagaaaagagctGCGTGA